TCCACGAGGCACTTCTGGACGTCGCCGAGCGCCTGCAGGGTCGACTTGCGGATCTCGACGATGAGCGCTTCATCGTCTACACGAGCCGCGGCGCGATCGAGGAGGCGATCTCCCGCCTCATGGACGGCCACGACGGACCGCTCCGGGCGGAGCGCTTCCCCCCCGAGGCGCGAATCGGCGTGGGACTCGGCGCGACCGTCGCGGCGGCCGAGGAAAATGCCCAGCGGGCGCTCGTCATGGGCGAGCGCCACGGGGACCTGCACGTCGCGTTCCCCGGCGGGGAAGTCATCGGCGCGAGCACCGACCGTCACTCGGCCCGGTACCGGCTGCGCGAGACCGGCGGGACCTCGGTCCGGCTCGCCCGCGAGCTCGGCCTCGGGCCGCTGGCCCTTGCCCGCCTGACCCGAGCGCTTCGCCAGGTCGATCCGACGGCCGTCACCGCATCGGAGCTCGCGCGCGCCTACGGCATCGAGCCTCGATCGGCCCGTCGGCTCATCACCTCCCTCCTGCGAGCGGGGGTCGCGACGAAGCTCGGGCGCCAGGGCGGCGCGCGAGCGGGACGTCCGCAGACCGTGTATCGGATCGACATCGCGCGACTCATCGGGTCGGACGAACCGCCGTGACCGACGACGGATCCGGGGCGCCGCCTGCTCGTGGCCGATCGATCGCGTTCGGGCACGTCGGGCTCCATGTGAGCGATCTCGATCGGTCGCGCGCGTTCTACGGCGGGATCATCGGCCTCGCCGAGGTCGAGCGGTTCATCCGCACGGACGCCTATCTGCGTCACGTGACCGGCTATCCGGACGTGACGCTCGACATCGCCCTCTTCGTCGAGCCGGCGTCGGGCGTGCTCCTCGAGCTCCTCGAGTACCAGGGAGTCGAGCGGCGCCCGGTGGACCCCGCGACGGCCAACCCCGGGACTGGCCACGTCTGTTTCGAGGTGGACGACGTGGACGCGATCCACGCACGCGCGATCGGCGGAGGGTACGGGGCCGTGAACGAGCCAGTGACCCCGACGAGCGGCCGCTGGATCGGCGGTCGGAGCGTCTATCTCGTCGATCCCGATGGCATCCGGGTCGAGCTGGTGCAGCGGGCGCGGCTGGCGCCCGGCAGCACGGGCGCCCCGGCGTCGGCCCCGGCCGGCGAACCCGGGCCGGCCGTCGAGAGCGAGGCGGTCTATCTCGTCGAGGCCGACTTCGCCCCCGGTGCTGCGGACCGCCGCGTTCCGTACCGCGCGGCTCATCTGCTGCGGATCGCGCAGCTGAAGCGGGCGGGGGCGATCATCGAGGCCGGCGCCTACCTCGATTCACTGAGCGCCTCGGTGATGCTCATCCGGGCCGCCTCCCCGGAGGACGCGCGGCGGATCGCGGAGGCCGACATCTACGTGGCGACAGGCGTCTGGCGCGAGATCCGCGTTAGGCCGTTCGGGCGCGTCGTCGGGCGCGCTACGGGAGCGTAGCGATGGCACGAGTAGCCTGGACGGCGCGGCTGCGAGCCGACAGGATCGACGACTACGTCCGCGAGCACGCCAACGTCTGGCCGGAGGTCCTCGCGGCGATCACGGCCGCAGGGATCCGGAACTACTCGATCTATCGCTTCGGCAACCGAGTCTTTGCCTACTACGAGTGCGACGACCCGGACGAGGCA
The sequence above is drawn from the Chloroflexota bacterium genome and encodes:
- a CDS encoding L-rhamnose mutarotase, which encodes MARVAWTARLRADRIDDYVREHANVWPEVLAAITAAGIRNYSIYRFGNRVFAYYECDDPDEAAALEAAAEATQRWRKRMLEFWEPEVATEGVVFLPEIFRLD
- a CDS encoding VOC family protein translates to MTDDGSGAPPARGRSIAFGHVGLHVSDLDRSRAFYGGIIGLAEVERFIRTDAYLRHVTGYPDVTLDIALFVEPASGVLLELLEYQGVERRPVDPATANPGTGHVCFEVDDVDAIHARAIGGGYGAVNEPVTPTSGRWIGGRSVYLVDPDGIRVELVQRARLAPGSTGAPASAPAGEPGPAVESEAVYLVEADFAPGAADRRVPYRAAHLLRIAQLKRAGAIIEAGAYLDSLSASVMLIRAASPEDARRIAEADIYVATGVWREIRVRPFGRVVGRATGA